A genomic stretch from Caulobacter sp. FWC2 includes:
- a CDS encoding recombinase family protein, whose translation MTDAYIYIRFSTPSQEDGHSYERQYKGGMGLIAEKGWTLVETVEDLGKSAWKGKHLNGGELGKFSDRVRAGDIAPGSWLIAEKTDRLSRQGWEELFDWLRDMTRKGLNVITQDNHVFTQETMRDTISVIRILLEGQADKAHSDKISDRVSKAYNDSIEKARNGGPKISKKCPGWLELSEDRMTWIRKEDRIAVVQMIYEAAAEGKGSRWIAKELNERGVLSWGGARRKLGGGWDATTVRWLLTSEAVEGHYVVGAAAPKKVKDPGRRIDNYFPEIVDADLVARARAAVDGRRLTGGRDTSNVVNLFRGVVRCQQCEKPMRLTNFHGVHQFHCANWQARRGCTNSSYFMYQPFEDKALDLILTRVLDDRYFSRADDTYPLTVEVAERKNELDEAQARLDRAVDQIINGANPEIFEARIPGLKQGLTEAQSALRDAEQRLLRARGSVSADEHRRRVLEVRDSITHEDKETRVAARLRVMQALKSYVDVVWCNGANEWEGEEHKTFALHLTSSSYIAVITDEGRVLMEQNFLDEIEDDDDMENFAWGDAKTEKHLTDLIRREKQG comes from the coding sequence ATGACTGACGCCTACATCTATATCCGCTTCTCGACCCCTTCCCAGGAAGACGGTCACAGCTACGAACGCCAGTACAAAGGCGGCATGGGCCTCATTGCCGAGAAGGGCTGGACCCTAGTCGAGACGGTTGAAGACCTCGGCAAGTCGGCCTGGAAGGGCAAGCACCTGAATGGTGGCGAGCTAGGCAAATTCAGCGACCGGGTTCGGGCCGGGGACATCGCACCTGGCAGTTGGTTGATCGCGGAAAAGACCGACCGGCTAAGCCGCCAGGGTTGGGAGGAGTTGTTCGACTGGCTGCGCGACATGACGCGCAAGGGCCTGAACGTCATCACCCAGGACAACCACGTCTTCACCCAGGAGACGATGCGCGACACCATCAGCGTGATCCGCATTCTGCTGGAAGGCCAAGCCGACAAGGCGCACTCGGACAAGATCAGCGACCGGGTGAGCAAGGCCTATAACGACAGCATCGAAAAGGCCCGTAACGGCGGTCCCAAGATCAGCAAGAAGTGCCCCGGCTGGCTGGAGCTGTCTGAGGACCGCATGACGTGGATACGGAAGGAAGATCGGATCGCGGTCGTCCAGATGATCTACGAGGCCGCTGCCGAGGGCAAAGGAAGCCGCTGGATCGCGAAGGAGCTGAACGAACGTGGTGTGCTGTCGTGGGGTGGCGCGCGTCGCAAGCTAGGTGGTGGTTGGGACGCCACGACGGTCAGGTGGTTGCTGACCAGCGAAGCGGTCGAAGGCCACTATGTGGTCGGGGCCGCTGCACCCAAGAAGGTCAAAGACCCTGGACGACGGATCGACAACTATTTCCCCGAGATCGTGGACGCCGACTTGGTGGCCAGGGCTCGTGCTGCGGTGGATGGACGGAGACTGACCGGCGGTCGGGACACCAGCAATGTCGTGAACCTGTTCCGTGGCGTGGTGCGCTGTCAGCAATGCGAAAAGCCGATGCGCCTGACCAACTTCCATGGCGTCCACCAGTTTCACTGCGCCAACTGGCAAGCCCGACGAGGCTGCACGAACTCCAGCTACTTCATGTATCAGCCGTTCGAGGACAAAGCGCTCGACCTGATCCTCACCCGCGTTCTGGACGACAGGTATTTCAGCCGCGCCGACGACACCTATCCGCTGACCGTGGAAGTGGCGGAACGGAAGAACGAGTTGGACGAAGCGCAGGCCCGACTCGACCGCGCTGTTGACCAGATCATCAATGGTGCGAACCCCGAGATATTTGAAGCCCGCATCCCAGGGCTCAAGCAAGGGCTCACAGAGGCCCAGAGCGCCCTTCGGGACGCCGAACAGCGCCTGCTTCGTGCAAGGGGCTCTGTGAGCGCTGACGAGCACCGTCGGCGGGTCCTAGAGGTCCGAGACAGCATCACGCACGAGGACAAGGAAACGCGGGTGGCTGCGCGGCTCCGGGTCATGCAGGCGCTTAAGAGCTACGTCGATGTCGTGTGGTGCAACGGGGCAAACGAGTGGGAGGGCGAGGAACACAAGACGTTCGCGCTCCACCTGACTTCAAGCTCGTACATCGCGGTCATCACGGACGAGGGTCGGGTTCTGATGGAACAGAACTTCCTCGATGAGATCGAGGATGACGACGACATGGAGAATTTCGCGTGGGGCGACGCTAAGACCGAGAAGCACCTGACCGACCTAATCCGGCGCGAGAAGCAGGGATAA
- the map gene encoding type I methionyl aminopeptidase, with protein MTLDDTLEIEAETRTGQIKIHTAADFEGMRKAGKLAAECLDMLIPHVQPGVSSDHLDTLAREFILDHGALPACLYYRGYPKTVCISRNHVVCHGIPGDWSLKEGDIVNIDVTVIVDGWHGDTSRMYGVGEVGPRARRLVEITYEGMKRGLDAVKPGATLGDIGHAIQSYVEAQRCSVVRDFCGHGLGRVFHDAPNILHFGRPGQGAVLKPGMFFTVEPMVNLGKPAVKVLNDGWTAVTRDKSLSAQCEHSIGVTEDGYEIFTASPAGLFQPPILG; from the coding sequence ATGACCCTAGACGACACCCTCGAGATCGAAGCCGAAACCCGCACGGGCCAGATCAAGATCCACACGGCCGCCGACTTCGAGGGCATGCGCAAGGCCGGCAAGCTGGCGGCCGAGTGCCTGGACATGCTAATCCCGCACGTGCAGCCGGGCGTGTCGTCGGATCACCTGGACACCCTGGCCCGCGAGTTCATCCTGGATCATGGCGCCCTGCCGGCCTGCCTGTACTATCGCGGCTACCCCAAGACGGTCTGCATCTCGCGCAATCACGTGGTCTGCCATGGCATTCCTGGCGACTGGAGCCTGAAGGAAGGCGACATCGTCAATATCGACGTCACCGTCATCGTCGACGGCTGGCACGGCGACACCTCGCGCATGTACGGCGTCGGCGAGGTGGGTCCGCGCGCCCGTCGCCTGGTTGAGATCACCTATGAGGGCATGAAGCGCGGCCTGGACGCCGTGAAGCCGGGCGCCACGCTGGGCGACATCGGCCACGCCATCCAGTCTTACGTTGAGGCCCAGCGCTGCTCGGTCGTCCGCGACTTCTGCGGCCACGGCCTGGGCCGCGTGTTCCACGACGCCCCGAACATCCTGCACTTCGGCCGTCCCGGCCAGGGCGCCGTGCTCAAGCCCGGCATGTTCTTCACCGTCGAGCCGATGGTGAACCTGGGCAAGCCGGCGGTGAAGGTGCTGAACGACGGCTGGACCGCCGTGACCCGCGACAAGTCGCTGTCGGCCCAGTGCGAGCACTCCATCGGTGTCACGGAAGACGGCTACGAGATCTTTACCGCCTCGCCGGCCGGGCTGTTCCAGCCGCCGATCCTGGGCTGA
- the sfsA gene encoding DNA/RNA nuclease SfsA — translation MLLPQPLVHGRLVSRYKRFFADLILDDGREITAHCPNPGAMLGVKDAGQGAWVSWSDDPKRKLAWTLQCVEQGNALVGVNTLLPNRLVAEALAADAIPELTGYATIRPEVKYAEASRVDFLLTHEDRPPCWLEVKNCHFSRTPGLAEFPDCKAERSTRHLSDLAAQVAEGHRAVVLFVVQREDCETFQACADLDPKFTAGLDAAAKAGVEVLVYACAMSTEAVRITRRIRWSNAHLTAI, via the coding sequence ATGCTGCTCCCGCAACCGCTCGTTCATGGCCGGCTAGTCAGTCGCTACAAGCGCTTCTTCGCCGACCTCATACTGGACGACGGACGGGAGATCACCGCTCACTGCCCCAATCCGGGGGCCATGCTGGGGGTGAAGGACGCCGGCCAGGGCGCCTGGGTGTCGTGGTCGGACGATCCCAAGCGCAAGCTGGCCTGGACCCTGCAATGCGTCGAGCAAGGCAATGCGCTGGTCGGCGTCAACACCCTGCTGCCCAACCGGCTGGTCGCCGAAGCGCTGGCGGCGGACGCCATTCCGGAACTGACCGGTTACGCGACCATCCGCCCCGAGGTGAAGTACGCCGAGGCTAGCCGCGTCGACTTCCTGCTGACCCACGAGGACCGCCCGCCCTGCTGGCTGGAGGTCAAAAACTGTCACTTCAGCCGCACGCCGGGCCTGGCCGAGTTCCCCGACTGCAAGGCCGAGCGCTCGACACGCCACCTGTCCGACCTGGCCGCCCAGGTCGCCGAAGGCCACCGCGCCGTGGTGCTGTTCGTCGTCCAGCGCGAGGACTGCGAGACCTTCCAGGCCTGCGCCGACCTCGACCCGAAATTCACGGCCGGCCTGGACGCCGCGGCCAAGGCGGGCGTCGAGGTGCTGGTCTACGCCTGCGCCATGAGCACCGAGGCCGTTCGGATCACGCGGCGGATCCGTTGGAGCAACGCGCACCTAACAGCGATTTAA
- a CDS encoding competence/damage-inducible protein A, with amino-acid sequence MTTTQGRVGERVTAAVMIIGDEILSGRTQDVNLSAIAKYLATYGVDLCEARVVPDIEDEIIAAVNALRSRYDYVITTGGIGPTHDDITADSIAKAFGVTAPEHPEIMAMLRERWGEPNAARRRMAHVPEGGSLVKNPVQGPPGFQKDNVFVLAGVPAIMRGMLEDVGPRLRTGAVVLAKTVRVTGTGEGAIAAPLEAVAKAHPEMSLGSYPFFSPPDVYGANLVLRGRDAAELDAAVAELIAALTEAKAQNIELLADPA; translated from the coding sequence ATGACCACCACCCAAGGCAGGGTTGGCGAGCGCGTGACAGCCGCCGTGATGATCATCGGCGACGAGATCCTCTCGGGCCGGACCCAGGACGTGAACCTGTCGGCCATTGCCAAGTACCTGGCGACCTACGGCGTCGACCTGTGCGAGGCCCGCGTGGTCCCGGACATCGAGGACGAGATCATCGCCGCGGTCAACGCGCTGCGGAGCCGCTACGACTACGTCATCACCACCGGCGGCATCGGCCCGACCCACGACGACATCACCGCCGACTCGATCGCCAAGGCCTTTGGCGTCACGGCCCCCGAGCATCCCGAGATCATGGCCATGCTGCGCGAGCGCTGGGGCGAGCCCAACGCCGCCCGCCGCCGCATGGCCCACGTGCCGGAAGGCGGCAGCCTGGTGAAGAACCCGGTCCAGGGTCCGCCCGGCTTCCAGAAGGACAATGTCTTCGTACTGGCGGGCGTGCCGGCGATCATGCGCGGCATGCTGGAGGACGTCGGCCCGCGCCTGCGCACCGGCGCCGTGGTGCTGGCCAAGACCGTGCGCGTCACCGGCACGGGCGAGGGCGCGATCGCCGCGCCGCTGGAAGCGGTGGCCAAGGCCCATCCGGAGATGTCGCTGGGCAGCTATCCGTTCTTCAGCCCGCCGGACGTCTACGGCGCCAACCTCGTGCTGCGCGGCCGCGACGCCGCCGAACTGGACGCGGCGGTCGCCGAACTCATCGCCGCCCTGACCGAGGCCAAGGCGCAAAACATCGAGCTGCTGGCCGATCCGGCCTAA
- a CDS encoding helix-turn-helix domain-containing protein: protein MAEDKTPDPVDIHVGRRLRMRRKDLGYSQQSLADALGLTFQQVQKYEGGSNRISASKLQATAMFLKTPIGFFFEGLDDPEEADTTAADLANEMAQFWSLPGGPELARSYVAIASTGMRKHLVDLAKAIAGED from the coding sequence ATGGCTGAAGACAAGACCCCTGATCCCGTCGACATTCATGTCGGTCGTCGCCTGCGCATGCGCCGCAAGGATTTGGGCTATTCCCAGCAATCCCTGGCCGACGCGCTAGGACTGACCTTCCAGCAGGTGCAGAAGTACGAGGGCGGGTCCAACCGGATCAGCGCCAGCAAGCTGCAGGCCACCGCCATGTTCCTGAAGACGCCGATCGGCTTCTTCTTCGAGGGCCTGGACGATCCGGAAGAGGCGGACACCACCGCCGCCGACCTGGCCAACGAGATGGCCCAGTTCTGGTCGCTGCCCGGCGGCCCGGAACTGGCGCGGTCCTACGTGGCGATCGCGTCCACCGGCATGCGCAAGCATCTGGTGGACCTGGCCAAGGCCATCGCCGGCGAGGACTAG
- a CDS encoding alpha/beta fold hydrolase produces MSADHREFEGVRAVVTAGTKGAGRATVRIAPAEHDAFILPTHAAWIARAIPGAELEVLAGCGHFAPWQAPAAFNRSVLSLLETHGRR; encoded by the coding sequence ATGTCCGCCGATCACCGTGAATTCGAAGGCGTCCGCGCCGTGGTCACCGCCGGCACAAAGGGCGCTGGCCGCGCGACGGTCAGGATCGCCCCGGCTGAGCACGACGCGTTCATCCTTCCAACCCATGCCGCCTGGATCGCGCGCGCCATTCCCGGGGCGGAACTGGAGGTCCTGGCCGGATGCGGCCACTTCGCGCCGTGGCAGGCGCCGGCGGCCTTCAACCGCTCCGTTCTGTCGCTCCTGGAGACCCACGGGCGGCGCTGA
- a CDS encoding nuclear transport factor 2 family protein, producing the protein MSTNLPRPIAAYVEANARLDVDGMLAAFAPDAVVKDEAREHRGHAEIRPWIQSATIAARAVFTPEAWREEDDGALIVDGTTAGDFPGSPLPFAFRFKLDGEAISGLEIA; encoded by the coding sequence GTGTCCACCAACCTCCCCCGCCCCATCGCCGCCTATGTGGAAGCCAACGCCCGCCTTGACGTCGACGGCATGCTCGCCGCCTTCGCCCCCGACGCCGTCGTCAAGGACGAGGCGCGCGAGCATCGCGGGCACGCCGAGATCAGGCCCTGGATCCAGTCGGCGACCATCGCCGCGCGCGCGGTCTTCACCCCCGAAGCCTGGCGCGAGGAAGATGACGGCGCGCTGATCGTCGATGGGACCACCGCCGGCGATTTCCCGGGCAGCCCCCTCCCCTTCGCCTTCCGCTTCAAGCTGGACGGCGAGGCCATTTCAGGCCTGGAGATCGCCTGA
- a CDS encoding helix-turn-helix domain-containing protein produces the protein MAYTADTASLSIQNVIRVLEGRWKLVILFQLFGGRVQRFSDLERAIPGVSQKMLIQQLRQLEADGVVTRIVHPQVPPKVEYHLTAWGQSLCPALDALLVWAETAPAEQRARLISEGQ, from the coding sequence GTGGCCTATACGGCGGATACCGCGTCGCTGAGCATCCAGAATGTCATCCGGGTGCTGGAAGGGCGGTGGAAGCTGGTGATCCTGTTTCAGCTGTTCGGCGGCCGGGTGCAGCGGTTCTCGGATCTGGAGCGCGCCATCCCCGGCGTGTCCCAGAAGATGCTGATCCAGCAACTGCGACAGCTGGAGGCCGATGGGGTGGTGACGCGGATCGTCCACCCGCAGGTGCCGCCGAAGGTCGAGTACCATCTCACCGCGTGGGGACAGTCGCTGTGCCCCGCTCTGGACGCCCTGCTGGTCTGGGCCGAGACCGCGCCCGCCGAGCAGCGCGCGCGGTTGATCTCCGAGGGTCAGTAG
- a CDS encoding DUF3008 family protein, which translates to MPAKSAAQQKAAGAALSAKRGDTPKSELKGASKSMLSMSEKQLEDFAHTQRKGKPEHADDR; encoded by the coding sequence ATGCCCGCCAAATCCGCCGCCCAGCAAAAGGCCGCCGGCGCCGCCCTCTCCGCCAAGCGCGGCGACACGCCCAAGAGCGAGCTCAAGGGCGCGTCCAAGTCGATGCTGTCGATGAGCGAGAAGCAGCTCGAGGACTTCGCCCACACCCAGCGCAAGGGTAAGCCCGAGCACGCTGACGACCGGTGA
- a CDS encoding extensin family protein, producing MPRPRLAALTLLLGCVACQPLADLGFDRRPVYISEPIDGSTRGRLLNAVGEPQACKAWLATAGLSFRPVADRTEGSYCQVTGAGNLVDATPRIDASLSPARPMMACDLAAAVAIWRRQSVGPAARELLGSEVRQIDHLGVYACRGVGDPITGRPSAHARAEAIDIAGFRLTNGRRITVDKDWDGQGAEAAFLRRVRDDACRVFGVTLSPDYNAAHANHLHLEAGRGALCS from the coding sequence TTGCCGCGCCCTCGCCTCGCCGCCCTGACGCTGCTGCTCGGCTGCGTCGCCTGTCAGCCCCTGGCCGATCTCGGCTTCGATCGCCGACCGGTCTACATCAGCGAGCCGATCGATGGCTCCACGCGCGGGCGGCTGTTGAACGCGGTGGGCGAGCCACAGGCCTGCAAGGCGTGGTTGGCGACGGCGGGGCTAAGCTTCCGGCCGGTCGCGGACCGGACTGAGGGGAGCTACTGCCAGGTGACGGGGGCCGGAAACCTGGTCGACGCCACGCCCAGGATCGATGCTTCCCTGTCCCCGGCGCGACCGATGATGGCCTGTGACCTCGCCGCAGCCGTGGCCATCTGGCGGCGGCAATCGGTAGGGCCGGCCGCCCGGGAACTGTTGGGCTCTGAGGTTCGCCAGATCGACCATCTGGGAGTCTACGCCTGTCGTGGCGTCGGCGATCCGATCACCGGCCGGCCCAGCGCCCACGCGCGAGCCGAGGCCATCGACATCGCCGGCTTTCGCCTGACCAACGGCCGGCGCATCACGGTCGACAAGGACTGGGACGGGCAGGGGGCCGAGGCGGCCTTCCTGCGCCGGGTGCGCGACGACGCCTGCCGGGTGTTCGGCGTCACCCTGTCGCCAGACTACAACGCCGCTCACGCCAACCACCTGCATTTGGAAGCGGGGCGCGGAGCGTTGTGCAGCTAG
- a CDS encoding DUF2231 domain-containing protein, giving the protein MPASRGIRATLLHPVHAILLAFPVALFSAGLASDVAYLKSAAVQWTNFSSWLIAGGCFFGGLVLAWAIVAAVFPGRAVRGRALAYLAAVAVMFIAGLVNAFQHSHDGWSSVGSLGLTLSIVSTVAALVAGLIGYSEQRVEGLAR; this is encoded by the coding sequence ATGCCAGCTTCTCGAGGGATCAGAGCCACGCTGCTCCATCCCGTCCACGCCATCCTCCTCGCCTTCCCCGTCGCCCTGTTTTCAGCGGGGCTCGCCTCGGATGTCGCCTACCTGAAGAGCGCGGCCGTCCAGTGGACGAACTTCTCGTCCTGGCTGATCGCTGGCGGATGTTTCTTCGGCGGACTGGTGCTGGCCTGGGCCATCGTCGCGGCCGTCTTCCCAGGACGCGCGGTGCGCGGGCGGGCGCTGGCCTATCTGGCGGCGGTGGCCGTGATGTTCATCGCCGGCCTCGTCAACGCCTTCCAGCACAGCCACGACGGCTGGAGTTCGGTGGGATCGCTGGGCCTGACCTTGTCGATCGTCTCGACCGTGGCGGCGCTGGTCGCCGGGCTGATCGGCTATTCTGAACAACGCGTCGAAGGACTCGCTCGATGA
- a CDS encoding sorbosone dehydrogenase family protein translates to MSKRLLLLAAAAVTLQACGRSDPGLDQTGAGKPPLPDQQQTLLPPMKIAKPTGWDNATPVAPKGFIVTALATDLKIPRQMLVLPNGDILVAEGSGGAQAPKVRPKDIIAGYIKAQGKTKVKGGNRVTLLRDADGDGRAEVKETLIEGLNAPYGLAFVDGQLYVANQDALLRFAFQPGQTRITEKGVEVTKLPSRINHHWTKSLAASADGTKLYVGIGSNSNIGERGLDVEEERAVVWEIDRLTGAHRTLARGIRNPTALAIEPQTGALWAVVNERDELGPQLVPDYLTSVRDGAFYGWPYSYWGQNVDPRVHPQKPDMVAKAIAPDYALGSHVAALGVSFARDGGFGGNFREGAFVGEHGSWNRQDLSGYKVVWVPFAGGRPNGKPVDFVTGFLDGKGHARGRPVGVAFDPAKRILLIADDLSNTVWRVAPAR, encoded by the coding sequence ATGAGCAAACGCTTGCTTCTCCTCGCCGCCGCCGCAGTCACCCTGCAGGCCTGCGGCCGCAGCGATCCGGGCCTCGACCAGACGGGCGCCGGCAAGCCGCCGCTTCCCGATCAGCAGCAGACCCTGCTGCCGCCGATGAAGATCGCCAAGCCGACCGGCTGGGACAACGCGACGCCGGTCGCGCCGAAGGGCTTCATCGTCACGGCCCTGGCCACGGACCTGAAAATCCCGCGCCAGATGCTGGTGCTGCCCAATGGCGACATCCTGGTGGCCGAGGGCTCGGGCGGGGCGCAGGCGCCGAAGGTCCGCCCCAAGGACATCATCGCCGGCTATATCAAGGCCCAGGGCAAGACCAAGGTGAAGGGCGGCAACCGCGTCACCCTGCTGCGCGACGCCGACGGCGACGGTCGGGCCGAGGTCAAGGAGACGCTGATCGAGGGCCTCAACGCCCCCTATGGCCTGGCCTTCGTCGACGGTCAGCTCTATGTCGCCAACCAGGACGCCCTGCTGCGCTTTGCCTTCCAGCCGGGCCAGACCCGGATCACCGAAAAGGGCGTCGAGGTCACCAAGCTGCCCTCGCGGATCAACCACCACTGGACGAAATCGCTGGCCGCCAGCGCCGACGGGACCAAGCTCTATGTCGGCATCGGCTCCAACAGCAATATCGGCGAACGCGGCCTGGACGTCGAGGAAGAGCGGGCGGTGGTCTGGGAGATCGACCGCCTGACCGGCGCCCACCGCACCCTGGCGCGCGGCATCCGCAACCCGACCGCCCTTGCCATTGAGCCACAGACCGGCGCCCTGTGGGCCGTGGTCAACGAGCGCGACGAACTGGGCCCGCAGCTGGTGCCAGACTACCTGACCTCGGTGCGCGACGGGGCCTTCTACGGCTGGCCCTACAGCTACTGGGGCCAGAACGTCGATCCGCGCGTCCATCCTCAGAAACCGGACATGGTGGCCAAGGCCATCGCGCCCGACTACGCCCTGGGCTCGCACGTGGCGGCGCTGGGCGTCAGCTTCGCGCGCGACGGCGGCTTCGGCGGGAACTTCCGTGAGGGCGCTTTTGTCGGCGAGCACGGCAGCTGGAACCGCCAGGATCTGTCCGGCTACAAGGTCGTCTGGGTCCCGTTCGCGGGCGGGCGTCCGAACGGCAAGCCCGTCGACTTCGTCACCGGCTTCCTGGACGGCAAGGGTCATGCGCGCGGCCGTCCGGTGGGCGTGGCCTTCGATCCGGCCAAGCGCATCCTTCTGATCGCCGACGATCTCTCCAACACCGTCTGGCGCGTGGCGCCGGCGCGGTAG
- a CDS encoding cbb3-type cytochrome c oxidase subunit I, with protein sequence MSPPPKSEGSETGLDRSLYDRFPTKGRRPKGEAEALEEIWCAPKGWQWITAINNNFVAVYYVGAAMLFFVLAGVLALVMRVQLALPLNGVLPQETYNQVFTMHGTVMMFLFAVPAVEALGVLLLPQMLGARDLPFPRLSAYAFWAYLIGGLAFFCSLFFGLAPDGGWFMYPPLTSTTYSPGINADFWLLGIGFIEISAIAGAVEIIVGVLKTRAPGMSLDKLPVFAWAMLVFAGMIIIAFPSVILATTLLELERALNWPFFDATRGGDPMLWQHLFWFFGHPEVYIIFLPAAGAMSTIVPAVARTRLVGHWMVVLAFLATGFISFGVWAHHMFTTGLPGASVGVFAAASMAVSLPAGVQVFAWIATVASGKMRFNTPGLFVLGSLLIFVMGGLTGVMAAMVPFDWQAHDTYFIVAHLHYVLIGGMVFPLFAAIYYWTPMVSSRPLSERLGRWTFWLMFGGMHLAFLPMHLSGLMGMPRRVWTYAPGRDLEWPNLISSVGAFVFAAGVLVWIFDMARNFRPFGASAGNIHDGPGLEWLPSELYSVRSIPVVTSLYPLWDQKNLARDVEAGRYFLPGAPTGGRETLVTSPIEAEPQHLLPMPKPSGWHVWAAVFTAGFFLLLTVQAYAASVISGLLATYCVIRWCWFLDHPQPLREVDVGAGLMLRTYASGPSSTGWWAMVITLVVAGMVLTMSVFSYVFLWSRASTPWAAPIGLETLAVAIMNLAAIASAWLASRVLARSPRLTVLLAVAAGALGAAAWGLDLTTWRASGLAPDLSAQGAIVHAMQAWQGFFVVIGAIMAGYVVLRWLFGYVGPDRPATVQLVGLFQAYVAVQGLITLAVPRLFAAIPA encoded by the coding sequence GTGAGCCCTCCTCCGAAGAGCGAAGGCTCCGAGACCGGCTTAGACCGTTCCCTCTACGACCGTTTTCCCACCAAGGGCCGGCGGCCCAAGGGCGAGGCCGAGGCGCTGGAAGAGATCTGGTGCGCGCCCAAGGGCTGGCAGTGGATCACCGCGATCAACAACAACTTCGTCGCCGTCTACTATGTCGGCGCGGCCATGCTGTTCTTCGTGCTGGCCGGGGTCCTGGCCCTGGTCATGCGCGTCCAGCTGGCCCTGCCGTTGAACGGGGTGCTGCCGCAGGAGACCTACAACCAGGTCTTCACCATGCACGGCACGGTGATGATGTTCCTGTTCGCCGTGCCGGCGGTCGAGGCGCTGGGCGTTCTGCTGCTGCCGCAGATGCTGGGCGCGCGCGACCTACCCTTCCCGCGCCTGTCGGCCTACGCCTTCTGGGCCTATCTGATCGGCGGGCTGGCCTTCTTCTGCTCGCTGTTCTTCGGCCTGGCGCCCGATGGCGGCTGGTTCATGTATCCGCCCCTGACCTCGACGACCTATTCGCCGGGGATCAACGCCGACTTCTGGCTGCTGGGCATCGGCTTCATCGAGATCTCGGCCATCGCGGGGGCCGTCGAGATCATCGTCGGGGTCCTGAAGACCCGCGCCCCGGGCATGAGCCTGGACAAGCTGCCGGTCTTCGCCTGGGCCATGCTGGTCTTCGCCGGCATGATCATCATCGCCTTCCCGTCGGTGATCCTGGCCACGACGCTGCTGGAGCTGGAGCGGGCCCTGAACTGGCCCTTCTTCGACGCCACGCGCGGTGGCGATCCGATGCTTTGGCAGCACCTCTTCTGGTTCTTCGGCCACCCGGAGGTCTACATCATCTTCCTGCCGGCGGCGGGCGCGATGTCGACCATCGTCCCGGCGGTGGCGCGCACGCGGCTGGTCGGCCACTGGATGGTGGTGCTGGCCTTCCTGGCCACCGGCTTCATCAGCTTCGGCGTCTGGGCCCACCACATGTTCACCACGGGCCTGCCCGGCGCCTCGGTCGGGGTGTTCGCGGCCGCCTCGATGGCGGTCAGCCTGCCGGCGGGCGTTCAGGTCTTCGCCTGGATCGCCACGGTCGCCAGCGGCAAGATGCGGTTCAACACCCCGGGCCTGTTCGTGCTGGGCTCGCTGCTGATCTTCGTCATGGGCGGACTGACCGGGGTGATGGCCGCCATGGTGCCGTTCGACTGGCAGGCCCACGACACCTACTTCATCGTCGCCCACCTGCACTATGTGCTGATCGGCGGCATGGTCTTCCCGCTGTTCGCGGCGATCTATTACTGGACGCCGATGGTCTCCAGCCGGCCGCTGAGCGAGCGACTGGGACGCTGGACCTTCTGGCTGATGTTTGGCGGCATGCATCTCGCCTTCCTGCCGATGCACCTGTCGGGCCTGATGGGCATGCCGCGCCGGGTGTGGACCTATGCGCCCGGCCGCGACCTGGAATGGCCGAACCTGATCTCCAGCGTCGGCGCCTTCGTGTTCGCCGCCGGGGTGCTGGTCTGGATCTTCGACATGGCCCGCAACTTCCGTCCGTTCGGGGCGAGCGCGGGGAACATACACGATGGGCCGGGCCTGGAGTGGCTGCCGTCCGAGCTCTACTCGGTCCGCAGCATTCCGGTCGTAACGTCGCTGTATCCGCTGTGGGACCAGAAGAACCTGGCGCGCGACGTCGAGGCGGGCCGCTACTTCCTGCCCGGCGCGCCGACCGGCGGGCGCGAGACCCTGGTCACCAGTCCGATCGAGGCAGAGCCGCAGCACCTGCTGCCCATGCCCAAGCCTTCTGGCTGGCATGTCTGGGCGGCGGTGTTCACGGCGGGCTTCTTCCTGCTGCTGACCGTGCAGGCCTATGCGGCCTCGGTGATCAGCGGGCTCCTGGCCACCTATTGCGTGATCCGCTGGTGCTGGTTTCTGGATCACCCCCAGCCCCTGCGCGAAGTCGACGTCGGCGCCGGCCTGATGCTGCGGACCTACGCCAGCGGACCGTCCAGCACCGGCTGGTGGGCGATGGTCATCACCCTGGTGGTGGCCGGCATGGTGCTGACCATGAGCGTCTTCTCCTACGTCTTCCTGTGGAGCCGCGCCTCCACGCCATGGGCCGCGCCGATAGGGCTCGAGACCCTGGCCGTGGCGATCATGAACCTGGCGGCCATCGCTTCGGCCTGGCTGGCCAGCCGGGTCCTGGCCCGCAGCCCGCGTCTCACCGTTCTGCTGGCCGTCGCGGCCGGCGCGCTGGGCGCGGCGGCCTGGGGCCTGGACCTGACCACCTGGCGCGCCTCGGGCCTGGCGCCGGATCTCAGCGCGCAGGGCGCGATCGTCCACGCCATGCAGGCCTGGCAGGGCTTCTTCGTCGTGATCGGCGCGATCATGGCCGGCTATGTCGTGCTGCGCTGGCTGTTCGGCTATGTCGGCCCCGACCGTCCAGCGACCGTGCAGCTGGTGGGGCTGTTCCAGGCCTATGTGGCTGTCCAGGGCCTGATCACCCTGGCCGTCCCGCGCCTGTTCGCGGCGATCCCAGCATGA